In Desulfobacterales bacterium, a single genomic region encodes these proteins:
- a CDS encoding tetratricopeptide repeat protein has product MGPSPPSIAVLAFEDLSPERDQEYFCDGIAEEIISNLARMEGIRVASRTSSFAYKGKPEDIRNIGKQLDVKTVLEGSVRKADDRLRIAAQLIDVADGCHLWSEQFDREMADIFDIQVEIARNISQTLKIKLSEKEKHAIKRLPTENIDAYDFYLRGRQFFYRHKRQYMQHAIEMFSRAIAQDPSYAHAYAGKADCHSYSYYFFGGSHADLEQAAKDSQKALELNPELAEAHAARGLAVSLIREYEEAEQAFENAIRLNPSLFEAYYFYASTCFLQGKFDKAIELFKEAGRVNPDDYQAPAYLAFLYQMTGQLEHMAPVLQEALQKIEKRLALNPDDSRALYLGAGAWVRLGDQPRAMEWIKRLAATERHEPHLLYGIACLYSMTGKIEESIFYLNKAVEAGFAYRLYLERDGDFDPIRSHPGYKTLIETLKMREKGASA; this is encoded by the coding sequence ATGGGACCTTCACCGCCTTCCATAGCCGTGCTCGCATTTGAAGACCTGAGCCCCGAAAGGGATCAGGAATATTTCTGTGATGGGATTGCCGAGGAGATTATCAGCAATCTGGCTCGCATGGAAGGTATTCGTGTCGCCTCCCGAACCTCCTCTTTCGCTTACAAGGGTAAACCTGAAGATATTCGCAATATCGGCAAACAGTTAGATGTTAAAACCGTTTTAGAGGGCAGTGTCCGAAAAGCAGATGATCGACTGCGTATTGCCGCCCAGCTGATCGATGTTGCCGATGGCTGCCACCTTTGGTCCGAACAATTCGACCGCGAGATGGCAGACATATTTGACATTCAGGTGGAAATTGCCCGCAATATCTCACAAACCTTGAAAATCAAGCTAAGTGAAAAAGAAAAGCATGCCATTAAACGGCTGCCAACCGAAAATATCGATGCCTATGATTTTTACCTGCGCGGCCGACAGTTTTTTTACCGGCATAAGCGCCAATATATGCAGCACGCCATTGAAATGTTTTCGCGAGCGATCGCCCAAGATCCCTCTTATGCGCATGCGTACGCTGGCAAAGCAGACTGTCACTCGTATTCCTATTATTTTTTTGGCGGCTCGCATGCGGATTTAGAGCAGGCCGCGAAAGACAGTCAAAAAGCGCTTGAGCTCAATCCTGAGCTGGCGGAGGCGCACGCTGCCCGCGGCCTGGCGGTATCGCTTATCAGAGAGTACGAGGAAGCCGAGCAGGCCTTTGAAAATGCGATCAGGCTGAATCCCAGCTTGTTTGAGGCCTACTATTTTTATGCCAGCACCTGTTTTTTGCAGGGTAAGTTTGATAAAGCCATCGAACTCTTCAAAGAGGCTGGGCGGGTGAATCCGGACGACTACCAGGCGCCGGCTTATCTGGCGTTTCTCTACCAGATGACCGGGCAACTCGAGCATATGGCGCCGGTGCTGCAGGAGGCGTTGCAAAAAATTGAGAAACGACTGGCTTTGAATCCGGACGACTCGCGAGCCCTCTATTTAGGCGCTGGTGCATGGGTTCGTTTAGGTGATCAACCCCGGGCGATGGAATGGATCAAACGGCTGGCCGCCACCGAGCGGCATGAGCCCCACCTGCTGTATGGGATCGCCTGCTTGTATTCAATGACCGGCAAGATTGAAGAGTCGATCTTTTATCTGAACAAAGCAGTGGAAGCAGGTTTTGCATACCGGTTGTATTTGGAAAGAGACGGTGACTTTGATCCGATCCGATCTCATCCTGGATACAAAACGCTTATTGAAACGCTTAAGATGCGTGAAAAAGGTGCATCAGCTTAG